DNA from Algisphaera agarilytica:
CGGTCATCGGCCTGTCGTCGACCACATTCGTCGCCCACGCCATGGCGGGCTTCATGCTCCGGTCGACCAAAAGCTTTCACGTCGGCGACTTCCTCAAGATCGGCGATCACTTCGGCCGGGTCACCGAGCGGGGGCTGATGCACACCGAGATCCAGACCGAAGACCGCGACCTCACCACCCTGCCCAACCTGCACCTCATCACCCACCCCTACACCGTGGTCCGTGCGTCGGGCACGATCGTCTCGGCGGAGGTCGGCCTGGGCTACGGCGTCCACCACGCCGTGGTCGAACCGCTGCTGCTCTCGGCGGCGCGGCAGATCGGCCTGGGTGAGCCGTTCGTTCGGGTGATGGCTCTGAACGATTTCAGTGTGACCTATCGGGTCAGCGGCCTGCTCAAAGACCCGCAGCAGATGCTGACCACCCGCTCACGCCTGCACAACGCGGTGCTCGATACCCTGCACGGCAACGAGATCGAGATCATGTCCCCGACCTTCATGGTCCAACGGCCCCAGCCCAACCACAGCTCCGAAATCCCCGAATCGGTGCGGAAAAAAGACCGGGTCACGCCCAAGGCCACCGCGGAAGACGTGGCGTTCGACAAGGCCGAAGCCGCGTCGGAGAAGGAAAAAGAAGTCCTGACGCTGGCCGAGAAAATCAAAAGACTTGAGGGCGAGCTCCGCGAGGCAGACTCCGACCAGAAGCCGCAAATCTCTGAGAAGATCGAGCAGCTCAAGGAGCGGGCCGAGCAGGTGGAACGAGAGCGGAACGGGGATGAAGGCGATGCCAAATAGCCTAATTTTACCTTGGCGAGTGCCGAAACACACTTTTGGTGTTGAGGCTAGACGCCGCGGGTTTGCAACCCGATATGTGCTAAATTTCTGTTTTTCTATCCCAAATCAGAAAAATGATGTAATTTAATGAAGTCTGTAGAGAGATAAACAACATCCGGGAAGGGTTCCGATGGGCATGCGAAATACAGGATTGGAAACGCCGTCAACACGGCCTGGCTTTACCTTGATTGAATTGCTGGTCGTCATCAGCCTGATTGCGTTGATGATGGGGCTGCTACTGCCAATCCTCGGCAAGAGCCGCCGTGCCGCGATGGCGGGGGCATGTCTCTCGAATCAGCGTCAACTGATGGTTGCCATCGAAACCTACACGATCGAGAACAAGGGGAACTACCCCAGCCGACTCCCGACCACGGCGGCAGGAGCGGTCTACGCGCAATCAGAGCCGACTATTACCTACACCCAAAACGGAGAAGAGCTCCAGGGGATCGAGTTGCCCCCGCTCAAGCCGGCCCGGCCCAAGTCGTGGGTGGCAGCTGCGAATAGCAAGCTTCACACCATCAGCATGAGCATGACGGTCTACAAACAAGACTACAAGCGTTTCTATCCGCGCGTGGATGCCCCTGAATTTGTCTGCCCGGCGGATGAAGACCCGGTTGGTCCGACCTACGGCGGATGGATGCCCGACGAAGCGATCGACCGGAGCTACGTGTTCAACGGGTTCAACGACTACAAGGCCAATTCACGGAACTGGGTTAATCAGCGTGACCGCTGGTCACTGCCCCAAGACCTATTGACTGAACCGTCGGCGACCGCCACGCTCAGTGAGAAGAAGTCCGGGCTTTCACTTGCTCATCATTTCCACGTCGACATTTTCGACGAATTTGATCCGGTCTCGATTCTCGTTCAGGACCGCCACGACAGCGGAGCCACCCACACCTTCGCCGACGGCAGCGCCAAACTCCTGGAGCCTTACGCCTCCTCTTGGCCCGTCAATCTTTGGGGGATCACTAAGGCCGTGCGTCTCGAGTTCAATTATCAGCCTGACGATCTGGGTTACAACTTGCAGTAAGGCTGGGGCCGAGTTCATCGGCTCTTACAGGTTCCATAAATTTTGCTCGACCCCGGGAACTCCAGCGTTACCGGTGCGTCTGACATCGGGTTGACACTGTCTATTCCAAGCACAGGAGCCCGGTTATGAAATTCTCACGTCGTCGATCGTATGGGTTGGTTTCGGGATGTTTGCTGGGTGCCTGCCTCGGACTCACACCGCTGGTAGGCGCAGACGATGTCACCATCATCATTGAGAAGCCGGTCCACCCCATCGTCCCTGCACCCCCCGAGGCCGTGCCGCAGACGCCGCCTTTCGCGGGTGTCCGCCCCGCAGTGGATCTGGCGATCCTGCTGGATACCTCGAACTCCATGGACGGCCTGATCGATCAGGCCCGCAGCCAACTCTGGTCGATCGTCAGCCAGTTCGCCGCCGCCAAGAAAGCCGGGCAGACCCCGCACCTGCGCGTGGCGCTGTTCGAATACGGCAACACCAGCCTGCCCGCCACCGAGGGCTACCTCCGCCAGGTCGTCCCGTTCACCGACGATCTGGATGCCGTCTCCGAAGCGCTCTTTGCGCTGACGACCAACGGCGGCGACGAGTACTGCGGCCAGGTCATCGACGAAGCAATCACCCGCCTCGATTGGTCGCAGGAACCCAACGCCTACCGCACGATCTTCATCGCGGGCAACGAGCCGTTCACCCAGGGCAGCGTCGACCCGGCCGAGGCGTGCAAGCGCGCGATCGAAAACGGCGTCATCGTTAACACGATCCACTGCGGCTCCTACGACGCGGGTCTGCAGGGGCAATGGAACATGGGTGCCCGCGTGGCTGAGGGCGAGTACCTCAACATCGACCAGGACCGCGTGGTGATCGATATCGAGTCCCCCCACGATCACATCATCATCAAACTCAACGCGGAGCTGAACGAGACCTACCTGTGGTACGGGGAAGAGGCGGATATGTATAGCGCCAACCAGGTCGCCCAAGACAGCAACGCCTCGTCGGTGGGCCAGAGTATCGCGTTGGAGCGGGCGAAGGCCAAGGCGTCGGATGCCTACAGCAACGTTGGCCGTGACCTGGTCGACAGTTTCGGCGGCGGCTTTGGCGGCCGGGTCTATGCGGACGGTTTTGCCGAGCTGGAAGAAGAGGCCTTGCCCGAAGCGATGAAAGACATGGATGCGGACGAGCGGTGGGCGTTTGTGCAGGAAAACGCGGAGAAGCGAGCCGAGCTCCAGAAGCAGATCGCCGAGGCAACCTCGAAGCGTGAAGCTTTTGTCGCCGAGGAACGCAAACGGCGAAGCGAATCAGCGGGTGAAGCGACATTGGGCGACGCGGTGTTACAGGCGATCCAGAAACAACTCGCCGAGGCGGGCTACGATATCGAGCCGACACGGTGAAATAGGCCTAATGACAGAGAGTACGGCTGGCCGCAACTCTTCTCTGAAGGTGGTTTCCACCGCCGCTCGATTAGTGATAGGCGAAACGAAAAAACCCGCAGGTGTCTGTTTGGCACCTGCGGGTTTTGTATTTGACGGAAGTTTGATTACAGCACGTCGATGACCATCTGCCCAATTTCAGTGGTCGAGTAACCCGAGCGGTCCAGCGATTTGCCGGCGAAGTTGGGGGTGACGGTTTGGACGGCGGCGCCGATCTTATCGCCGGCCTTGACCGCGGCGTCGTTGCCCTTGATCCGGCCGACTTCGCGGAGAAGCAGGCCCATCGAGTCGATCGCGGCGATCGGGTTGGCGATGTTTTGGCCGGCGATGTCGGGGGCGCTGCCGTGGACGGGTTCGAACATCGAGGGGCCGGTGCCGTCGGGGTTGAGGTTGCCCGAGCTGGCGATGCCCATGCCGCCGGCGATGGCGGCGCCGAGGTCGGTGATGATGTCGCCGAACATGTTGGGCACGACCACGACGTCGTACACCTCGGGCTTGGCGACCATGAACATGCAGCACGCGTCGACGTGGTGGTAGCCGGTCTCGATCTCGGGGTACTGCTCGGCGACCTCGTTGAAGGTGCGCAGCCAGGTTTCGCCGGCGAAGTTCAGGACGTTGGTCTTGTGCACCAGCGTCAGGTGGCCGCGGTAGCCGGCAGCCTTGCGGGCCTTGGCGGTCTCGAAGGCGTAGCGGACGCAGCGCTCGACGCCGTGGCGGGTCGCGACCATGGTCTGGTTGGCGACTTCGTGGGGCGTGCCCTTACGCATGATGCCGCCGAGGCCGCAGTAGAGGTCTTCGGTGTTCTCGCGGACGCAGACGAAGTCGATCTCTTTGGAGGTCTTGTCCTTCAGCGGCGTGTCGATGCCGGGGTAGAGCTTGACCGGACGCAGGTTGATGTACTGATCCATGTCGAAGCGGAGCTTGAGCAGGATGCCCTTCTCGATCACGCCGCCGGCGAGGCGGGGGTCGTTGGGCTGGCCGCCGACGGCGCCGAGCATGATGGCGTCGTAGCCGCGGAGCGTGGCGATGTCTTCGTCGGTCAGCACGTGGCCGGTGTCGAGGAAGTGGGCCGCGGAGAAGGGGAAGTCCGTCCGGGCGTAGTCGAGGCCGACGGCCGGGGCCACGGCGTCGAGAACAGCGAACGACTGGTCCACCACTTCGGGTCCGATGCCGTCGCCGGCGAGGTTGGCGATTTGAAGGGTCATAGCGTTTTCTCTCGGGGATTCTGGGCCGAACAGTGTACGAGATTCAGCGGGAAACGAAAAAGCCCTCGATCGAGGCGACCGAGGGCTTGGAGGAGCAGTGGGTTTTGAGCCGGATCAA
Protein-coding regions in this window:
- a CDS encoding vWA domain-containing protein, yielding MKFSRRRSYGLVSGCLLGACLGLTPLVGADDVTIIIEKPVHPIVPAPPEAVPQTPPFAGVRPAVDLAILLDTSNSMDGLIDQARSQLWSIVSQFAAAKKAGQTPHLRVALFEYGNTSLPATEGYLRQVVPFTDDLDAVSEALFALTTNGGDEYCGQVIDEAITRLDWSQEPNAYRTIFIAGNEPFTQGSVDPAEACKRAIENGVIVNTIHCGSYDAGLQGQWNMGARVAEGEYLNIDQDRVVIDIESPHDHIIIKLNAELNETYLWYGEEADMYSANQVAQDSNASSVGQSIALERAKAKASDAYSNVGRDLVDSFGGGFGGRVYADGFAELEEEALPEAMKDMDADERWAFVQENAEKRAELQKQIAEATSKREAFVAEERKRRSESAGEATLGDAVLQAIQKQLAEAGYDIEPTR
- a CDS encoding mechanosensitive ion channel family protein, giving the protein MLDQLLQLIPKALPFTAVLLAMALTVTFAHWALLRRDPLLGYEARRSRQLVLLAVVAVCVVLTIIALPLPVSTREQLLSLVGLVTTAVIGLSSTTFVAHAMAGFMLRSTKSFHVGDFLKIGDHFGRVTERGLMHTEIQTEDRDLTTLPNLHLITHPYTVVRASGTIVSAEVGLGYGVHHAVVEPLLLSAARQIGLGEPFVRVMALNDFSVTYRVSGLLKDPQQMLTTRSRLHNAVLDTLHGNEIEIMSPTFMVQRPQPNHSSEIPESVRKKDRVTPKATAEDVAFDKAEAASEKEKEVLTLAEKIKRLEGELREADSDQKPQISEKIEQLKERAEQVERERNGDEGDAK
- a CDS encoding 3-isopropylmalate dehydrogenase; translated protein: MTLQIANLAGDGIGPEVVDQSFAVLDAVAPAVGLDYARTDFPFSAAHFLDTGHVLTDEDIATLRGYDAIMLGAVGGQPNDPRLAGGVIEKGILLKLRFDMDQYINLRPVKLYPGIDTPLKDKTSKEIDFVCVRENTEDLYCGLGGIMRKGTPHEVANQTMVATRHGVERCVRYAFETAKARKAAGYRGHLTLVHKTNVLNFAGETWLRTFNEVAEQYPEIETGYHHVDACCMFMVAKPEVYDVVVVPNMFGDIITDLGAAIAGGMGIASSGNLNPDGTGPSMFEPVHGSAPDIAGQNIANPIAAIDSMGLLLREVGRIKGNDAAVKAGDKIGAAVQTVTPNFAGKSLDRSGYSTTEIGQMVIDVL
- a CDS encoding type II secretion system protein, which translates into the protein MGMRNTGLETPSTRPGFTLIELLVVISLIALMMGLLLPILGKSRRAAMAGACLSNQRQLMVAIETYTIENKGNYPSRLPTTAAGAVYAQSEPTITYTQNGEELQGIELPPLKPARPKSWVAAANSKLHTISMSMTVYKQDYKRFYPRVDAPEFVCPADEDPVGPTYGGWMPDEAIDRSYVFNGFNDYKANSRNWVNQRDRWSLPQDLLTEPSATATLSEKKSGLSLAHHFHVDIFDEFDPVSILVQDRHDSGATHTFADGSAKLLEPYASSWPVNLWGITKAVRLEFNYQPDDLGYNLQ